One Frankia alni ACN14a DNA window includes the following coding sequences:
- the cofD gene encoding 2-phospho-L-lactate transferase has product MRVTALAGGIGGARFLRGVLAALPDAEVTVIGNTGDDITLHGLRICPDLDTVMYTLGGGISAERGWGREGESFVVAEELAAYGVGPAWFGLGDRDLATHLVRTEMLDAGYPLSDVVRALCERWKPGVRLLPMTDDRVETHVVIADEDGQRAVHFQEWWLRLRAAVPAQAIVPLRAETAKPAPGVLDAIGEADVVLLPPSNPVVSIGTILAVPGIRDAVRETAAPVVGVSPIIGGAAVRGMADACLTAIGVETSAQAVGVHYGGRGRAAATPAQAGAGSVEGPAGTAEGLAGTAEGLAGTAEGLAAAAAGLLDGWLVDTVDAGAVVPGATVLARPLLMTDLAATVAIVRSALEVAGV; this is encoded by the coding sequence GTGAGAGTGACAGCCCTGGCCGGCGGGATCGGCGGCGCCCGTTTCCTGCGTGGCGTGCTTGCGGCGCTGCCCGACGCCGAGGTGACGGTGATCGGCAACACCGGCGACGACATCACCCTGCACGGCCTGCGCATCTGCCCCGACCTCGACACGGTGATGTACACCCTCGGCGGCGGGATCTCCGCCGAACGGGGGTGGGGTCGGGAGGGCGAGTCGTTCGTCGTGGCCGAGGAGCTCGCCGCCTACGGGGTCGGACCGGCCTGGTTCGGGCTCGGTGACCGCGACCTTGCCACCCACCTGGTGCGCACCGAGATGCTCGACGCCGGCTACCCCCTGTCGGACGTGGTGCGGGCGCTGTGTGAGCGCTGGAAGCCCGGGGTGCGGTTGCTGCCGATGACGGACGACCGCGTGGAGACCCACGTGGTCATCGCCGACGAGGACGGCCAGCGGGCCGTGCACTTCCAGGAATGGTGGCTGCGGCTGCGCGCCGCCGTGCCGGCCCAGGCGATCGTGCCGCTGCGGGCCGAGACGGCGAAGCCGGCGCCGGGGGTGCTCGACGCCATCGGCGAGGCCGACGTCGTGCTGCTCCCACCCTCGAACCCGGTCGTCTCGATCGGCACGATCCTCGCCGTGCCGGGCATCCGGGACGCCGTGCGGGAGACCGCGGCGCCGGTGGTCGGGGTCTCGCCGATCATCGGCGGGGCGGCGGTGCGCGGGATGGCCGACGCCTGCCTGACCGCCATCGGCGTGGAGACGTCCGCGCAGGCCGTGGGGGTGCACTACGGGGGCCGCGGGCGCGCGGCGGCGACACCCGCGCAGGCCGGCGCCGGGTCGGTGGAGGGCCCGGCCGGGACGGCGGAAGGACTCGCCGGGACGGCGGAAGGACTCGCCGGGACGGCGGAGGGACTCGCCGCAGCGGCGGCGGGGCTGCTCGACGGCTGGCTGGTCGACACGGTCGACGCCGGTGCGGTCGTGCCCGGGGCGACCGTGCTCGCGCGGCCCCTGCTGATGACCGACCTGGCAGCGACGGTGGCGATCGTCCGCTCGGCGCTGGAGGTTGCCGGTGTCTGA
- a CDS encoding TetR/AcrR family transcriptional regulator — translation MPRNRQEVPREERIDALLAVAEEQFLARGFAGTSIAEIARSAGIEPGSVYWYFRSKDHAFAAVLNRLLDVEVERIAGLPGNPADKLFLALDSVERRRTLHPCVAERAPHAEPVMEYHERLHAWLHGLSLAAVHDYVPEADRALAADAVVATIEGGLANPAPSRPTSHLVHFLLASFCRDTSLPARPEFNGWVAPLFARPRLG, via the coding sequence GTGCCCCGAAACCGCCAGGAGGTTCCCCGCGAGGAACGGATCGACGCGCTGCTCGCCGTCGCCGAGGAACAGTTCCTGGCCCGCGGTTTCGCCGGGACGTCCATCGCGGAGATCGCCCGGTCCGCCGGGATCGAGCCCGGGTCCGTCTACTGGTACTTCCGGTCGAAGGACCACGCGTTCGCGGCCGTGCTCAACCGCCTGCTCGACGTCGAGGTGGAACGGATCGCGGGCCTGCCCGGAAACCCGGCGGACAAGCTCTTCCTCGCCCTCGACTCGGTGGAACGCCGGCGCACGCTGCATCCGTGCGTCGCCGAGCGCGCTCCGCACGCCGAGCCGGTGATGGAGTACCACGAGCGGCTGCACGCCTGGCTGCACGGCCTCTCCCTGGCCGCGGTGCACGACTACGTCCCCGAGGCCGACCGGGCGTTGGCCGCGGACGCGGTCGTCGCCACGATCGAGGGCGGCCTGGCCAACCCCGCGCCCAGCCGGCCGACCAGCCATCTCGTGCACTTCCTGCTGGCCTCGTTCTGCCGGGACACCTCGCTGCCCGCCCGGCCGGAGTTCAACGGCTGGGTCGCGCCGCTGTTCGCCCGCCCCCGGCTCGGCTGA
- a CDS encoding bifunctional FO biosynthesis protein CofGH produces MTSTAATPDGVGGQAAEPGHDPGLPQPSPGADVPQPSPGADAVPSASAMRRALRRARDGATLDAVEAAVLLAARGEDLADLSASAGRVRDAGLASLGRPGVVTYSPKVFIPLTRLCRDRCHYCTFATVPHRLPAPYLTVDEVLDIARAGAAAGCAEALFTLGDRPEDRWPAAREWLDAHGYDSTLGYLRAVAIAVLEETGLLPHLNPGVLSWAELARLKPVAPSMGMMLETTATRLWSQPGGAHFGSPDKEPAVRLRVLTDAGRLSIPFTTGLLLGIGETRAERAETIFELRGLARRYGSIQEVIVQNFRAKDDTAMRSAPDVGAEELAAAVAVTRLVLGPTMRVQAPPNLVDPAECALLLAAGIDDWGGVSPVTPDHVNPERPWPDLDVLREATARAGFALRPRLTVYPSHLDEPWIDPRLAGHVRALAGPDGLLAEGARPVGRPWQEPDGGLGDTGRVDLHTAVDTVGRHSATRADFDTVYGDWESLRAEVSAAGTGVDGVVGTGSRAVAARAAGLAAAGAGGGQAGAPERIDSDVRAALRRAGTDPAGITDAEALTLFGAEGVALEELCSLADGLRRDVVGDDVTYIVNRNINFTNVCYTGCRFCAFAQRRGDADAYTLSLSEVGSRAAEAWSVGATEVCVQGGIHPDLPGTAYFELAREIKRAAPGLHLHAYSPMEVLNGVTRTGMSVEDWLVAAREAGVDSIPGTAAEILDDEVRWVLTKGKLPTASWVEVVSTAHRVGLRSTATMMYGHVDTPAHWVAHLRLLRRIQDSTGGFTEFVALPFVHHSSPIYLAGVARPGPTVQENRAVHAMARILLHGAIDNIQCSWVKLGVDGCRSVLAGGVNDIGGTLMEETISRMAGSQHGSRRSVAELEEVAAGAGRPARQRTTTYGRVPDERFHAARGGPVRTMLPVVS; encoded by the coding sequence ATGACCAGTACGGCGGCGACTCCCGACGGCGTGGGCGGCCAGGCGGCCGAGCCCGGCCACGACCCGGGCCTGCCCCAGCCGTCGCCGGGCGCCGACGTGCCCCAGCCGTCGCCGGGCGCCGACGCCGTGCCGTCCGCGTCGGCGATGCGCCGGGCGCTGCGGCGGGCCCGCGACGGCGCCACCCTCGATGCCGTGGAGGCGGCGGTCCTGTTGGCCGCCCGCGGCGAGGATCTCGCCGATCTGAGCGCGTCGGCGGGCCGGGTGCGCGACGCGGGCCTGGCCTCCCTCGGCCGTCCGGGTGTCGTCACGTATTCGCCGAAGGTGTTCATCCCGCTGACCCGGCTGTGCCGGGACCGCTGCCATTACTGCACGTTCGCCACCGTGCCCCACCGGCTGCCTGCGCCGTACCTCACCGTCGACGAGGTGCTCGACATCGCCCGGGCGGGCGCGGCGGCCGGCTGCGCCGAGGCGCTGTTCACCCTGGGCGATCGGCCCGAGGACCGCTGGCCCGCGGCCCGGGAGTGGCTCGACGCCCACGGCTACGACTCGACGCTGGGCTACCTGCGCGCCGTCGCGATCGCCGTGCTGGAGGAGACCGGGCTGCTGCCGCACCTGAACCCGGGCGTGCTGAGCTGGGCTGAGCTGGCCCGTCTCAAGCCCGTCGCCCCGTCGATGGGGATGATGCTGGAGACGACGGCGACCCGGCTGTGGTCGCAGCCGGGCGGCGCGCACTTCGGCTCGCCCGACAAGGAGCCGGCGGTCCGGCTGCGGGTGCTCACCGACGCCGGCCGGCTGTCGATCCCCTTCACCACCGGCCTGCTGCTCGGCATCGGCGAGACCCGGGCCGAGCGCGCCGAGACGATCTTCGAGCTGCGGGGGCTGGCCCGCCGGTACGGCTCCATCCAGGAAGTGATCGTTCAGAACTTCCGGGCCAAGGACGACACCGCGATGCGTTCCGCGCCCGACGTCGGCGCCGAGGAGCTGGCCGCGGCCGTCGCCGTGACCCGGCTCGTGCTCGGCCCGACGATGCGGGTGCAGGCCCCGCCGAACCTCGTCGACCCGGCCGAGTGCGCCCTGCTGCTGGCCGCCGGCATCGACGACTGGGGCGGCGTCTCGCCCGTCACCCCGGACCATGTCAACCCCGAGCGTCCCTGGCCGGATCTGGACGTGCTGCGCGAGGCGACGGCCCGGGCCGGCTTCGCGCTGCGCCCCCGGCTCACGGTGTACCCGTCGCACCTGGACGAGCCGTGGATCGATCCGCGCCTCGCCGGCCATGTGCGCGCGCTGGCCGGCCCGGACGGGCTGCTCGCCGAGGGCGCCCGGCCCGTCGGACGGCCCTGGCAGGAGCCCGACGGCGGTCTCGGTGACACCGGCCGCGTCGACCTGCACACCGCGGTCGACACCGTCGGACGCCACAGCGCCACCCGGGCCGACTTCGACACCGTCTACGGCGACTGGGAGTCGCTGCGGGCGGAGGTCAGCGCGGCCGGCACGGGAGTCGACGGCGTCGTGGGCACCGGCAGCCGCGCCGTCGCGGCCCGGGCCGCCGGCCTGGCCGCCGCCGGCGCCGGCGGCGGCCAGGCCGGCGCGCCGGAGCGGATCGACTCCGACGTGCGGGCCGCGTTGCGCCGCGCCGGCACCGATCCGGCCGGGATCACCGACGCCGAGGCCCTGACCCTGTTCGGGGCCGAGGGGGTGGCGCTGGAGGAGCTCTGCTCGCTCGCGGACGGGCTGCGCCGCGACGTGGTGGGCGACGACGTCACCTACATCGTCAATCGCAACATCAACTTCACGAACGTCTGCTACACCGGCTGCCGGTTCTGCGCGTTCGCGCAGCGCCGCGGGGACGCGGACGCGTACACGCTGTCGCTGTCGGAGGTGGGCAGCCGGGCCGCCGAGGCGTGGTCGGTCGGCGCCACCGAGGTCTGCGTGCAGGGCGGCATCCACCCGGACCTGCCCGGCACCGCCTACTTCGAGCTCGCCCGCGAGATCAAGCGGGCGGCCCCGGGGCTGCACCTGCACGCGTACTCCCCGATGGAGGTGCTCAACGGGGTCACCCGGACGGGGATGTCCGTCGAGGACTGGCTGGTGGCGGCGCGAGAGGCCGGCGTCGACTCGATCCCGGGCACGGCGGCGGAGATCCTCGACGACGAGGTCCGCTGGGTGCTGACCAAGGGCAAGCTGCCCACGGCGAGCTGGGTCGAGGTGGTCAGCACCGCGCACCGGGTGGGCCTGCGCTCGACGGCCACGATGATGTACGGCCACGTGGACACCCCGGCGCACTGGGTCGCGCACCTGCGGCTGCTGCGCCGCATCCAGGACTCCACGGGCGGCTTCACCGAGTTCGTCGCGCTGCCGTTCGTCCACCACAGCTCGCCGATCTACCTGGCCGGCGTGGCCCGGCCGGGCCCCACGGTGCAGGAGAACCGGGCGGTGCACGCGATGGCGCGGATCCTGCTGCACGGCGCGATCGACAACATCCAGTGCTCCTGGGTGAAGCTCGGCGTCGACGGCTGCCGCTCGGTGCTCGCCGGCGGGGTGAACGACATCGGCGGGACGTTGATGGAGGAGACGATCAGCCGGATGGCCGGCTCCCAGCACGGTTCGCGGCGATCCGTGGCCGAGTTGGAGGAGGTGGCCGCCGGGGCGGGTCGTCCCGCTCGGCAACGGACGACGACGTATGGGCGGGTGCCGGACGAGCGCTTTCACGCTGCCCGAGGCGGCCCCGTCCGGACCATGCTGCCGGTGGTGTCCTGA
- a CDS encoding WhiB family transcriptional regulator, with protein MEHTDAGVHTVLADVERPAEHDPFGDHSERVLAERPTQATPEPRPRPALAAAGVPPARSGSPDLGTGATPFAPGPRAGADVDVLVRASGETDVDDDPAVDDLDVDGPALEAADDPAVDLPDTLAPVIDLGLGDLLGEAMEWQERALCAQTDPEAFFPEKGGSTREAKRICSGCEVRAECLEYALENDERFGIWGGMSERERRKQRRRAV; from the coding sequence ATGGAGCACACCGACGCGGGCGTCCACACCGTCCTCGCGGACGTCGAGCGTCCCGCTGAGCATGACCCGTTCGGTGACCACTCCGAGCGGGTGCTTGCCGAACGGCCCACCCAGGCCACACCTGAGCCGCGCCCGCGGCCGGCGCTGGCCGCGGCCGGCGTCCCACCGGCCAGGTCGGGCTCGCCCGATCTGGGTACCGGTGCCACCCCGTTCGCCCCCGGCCCGCGGGCCGGGGCGGACGTCGACGTCCTCGTGCGCGCGAGCGGCGAGACCGACGTCGACGACGATCCGGCCGTCGACGATCTCGACGTCGACGGCCCGGCCCTCGAGGCCGCCGACGACCCCGCCGTCGACCTGCCGGACACCCTCGCCCCAGTGATCGATCTGGGGCTGGGTGACCTGCTCGGCGAGGCGATGGAGTGGCAGGAGCGCGCCCTGTGCGCGCAGACCGATCCCGAGGCGTTCTTCCCCGAGAAGGGTGGTTCGACCCGGGAGGCCAAGCGCATCTGTTCGGGCTGCGAGGTCCGGGCCGAGTGCCTCGAGTACGCCCTGGAGAACGACGAGCGGTTCGGGATCTGGGGCGGCATGTCCGAACGGGAACGACGCAAACAACGGCGCCGAGCGGTCTGA
- a CDS encoding glycosyltransferase → MTSRVVVVCVQGRRPGAVQALRAAVSAQAPPPDQVLDLQVVEVRIGGGAAVAPSAATAASAPSAPSAPAIPPLTTAPSVDAARPADASPRPAVHLPRPRDAPPAETVAVPARLSGDGTGTPSTAGVVDGSAEPGPGGSSVVHLAAGTRFGVAVAAGLAHLGGPPRDGYVWLLDDGALPAPDALRTLLACARLDPGAAVFGPKLRAVLPRPPASGSPPASGAPSPPLLLEAGVSVDRAGRRYTGVRPGEIDRGQRDGVRDVLTVACSGMLVRAGAWRLLDGFDPELDGAHDIDLGWRAARAGLRVVVVPTATMTVPADAPVPAGAPFPPEVTVPAQAEAAAEAAGPGSRSARGPRDRRGWVPADRAGALRVRLANTARPLLPGSAAAILVGALPRMLGLLARGHLRAAATELALPLAVLGQPRLLARMRRRAARTRAVSHHAIRSLFPARLRRRAEARVVAGSGAGRVGAHRRGCAVDDVSAAAPSGRRSTRAAVLLAVVLGVVGLVALRGMPADVLGAGLPLPAGAHDLWTAVWSGRVATAGAPLDPAGPPPPWTALLAAVASLLGGRPGAAGWLLLAAGPALAGLTAHRALARLGPRPAARFGLAAAYGVSPAMTGAVAAGRGDTVAALILLPAVLAATDSALRGHARPAGGRPRAIWILAVCLVGFVACAPSMAPLVWIALPTAALLTARRRLLDVAAALPATIIALIPALHAGGAGIRAEPAVSLARFPQAAVALVAGAGERPKAAVVGCLAGCLACWLLGRWSGGARTGRVGRVGWSLAALGLLAVLLTPRLAGDADQRVAGGEGWWVGPQYGLVLAGALIAAAGACRPVRGTRSDPGATGSAAAPRPGRLARIVALPATALVLAGAAALTAGHLLAGQGWHANPTAWNRDSATSADPATSADRATSANGAIHADGGVPAGRADSLDQVGDPGDAGGAIAGVSGTAAPWSGTGASAVARAVKAETRTAPAGSRLLVLYRSDRSGLIRYTLAAAGGPRFPAGQARPARRAATFLGDVVTDLAVGGDQAAGWLPLLGVTAVAVPAADAPADLVTRLDATPSLMRDRARPGVLLWRPVVPNQAGPAPPSRPAAATGPPAYVMDSDLQAGTAPRDPGPSGPSRRNDASPDSVSADAPADAAVARRPGSARGLTPPGTAIPLALTPLAIEPLPAAPTSARRLPPDGHVAALPGATRAPRRDLVLAVPAGTGWRAWLNGRPLRPFAAWGWATGFRLPAEGGTIRLHRDDGPGPELALGQAVALGALLLLGIPALLGVPAARRPRRPPLDTQAPPADGPSGREIGPQRRPAAGSAGGPAGGSGSVGEVP, encoded by the coding sequence GTGACGTCGCGGGTCGTGGTGGTCTGCGTGCAGGGCCGGCGGCCGGGTGCCGTGCAGGCCCTGCGGGCGGCGGTGTCGGCGCAGGCGCCGCCGCCCGATCAGGTCCTCGACCTGCAGGTCGTCGAGGTCCGCATCGGCGGCGGTGCCGCGGTTGCCCCATCGGCCGCCACTGCCGCCTCGGCCCCCTCGGCCCCCTCGGCCCCGGCCATCCCCCCGCTCACGACTGCGCCTTCGGTCGACGCCGCCCGTCCGGCCGACGCCTCCCCGAGGCCCGCCGTCCACCTCCCCCGGCCGCGCGACGCACCCCCGGCCGAGACGGTTGCGGTTCCCGCACGCCTCTCGGGTGACGGGACCGGCACGCCGTCGACGGCCGGGGTGGTCGACGGATCGGCGGAACCCGGCCCAGGGGGGTCCTCGGTAGTCCACCTGGCCGCCGGCACCCGCTTCGGCGTGGCGGTGGCCGCGGGCCTGGCACACCTCGGCGGGCCGCCGCGGGACGGCTACGTCTGGCTGCTCGACGACGGCGCCCTGCCCGCCCCCGACGCCCTGCGCACCCTGCTGGCCTGCGCGCGGCTCGATCCCGGCGCCGCCGTGTTCGGTCCCAAACTCCGTGCCGTCCTCCCGAGGCCGCCGGCGTCCGGGTCGCCGCCGGCGTCCGGCGCGCCGTCGCCGCCGCTCCTGCTCGAGGCGGGGGTGAGCGTCGACCGCGCGGGCCGCCGGTACACCGGTGTGCGGCCGGGTGAGATCGACCGGGGCCAGCGCGACGGGGTGCGCGACGTGCTCACCGTGGCCTGCTCCGGCATGCTCGTCCGGGCGGGCGCCTGGCGGCTGCTCGACGGCTTCGACCCCGAGCTCGACGGCGCCCACGACATCGACCTCGGCTGGCGGGCCGCCCGGGCCGGGTTGCGGGTCGTCGTCGTGCCCACGGCGACGATGACCGTCCCCGCCGACGCTCCCGTCCCCGCCGGTGCCCCCTTCCCCCCCGAGGTCACCGTCCCTGCGCAGGCGGAGGCGGCGGCGGAGGCGGCCGGGCCGGGGAGTCGTTCGGCGCGGGGCCCGCGGGACAGGAGGGGCTGGGTGCCGGCGGACCGCGCCGGCGCGCTTCGGGTCCGCCTGGCGAACACGGCGCGGCCGCTGCTGCCGGGGTCCGCCGCAGCCATCCTGGTCGGGGCGCTCCCGCGGATGCTGGGCCTGCTTGCGCGCGGGCACCTGCGGGCGGCGGCCACCGAGCTCGCGCTGCCCCTCGCCGTGCTGGGCCAGCCGCGCCTGCTGGCGCGGATGCGTCGGCGCGCCGCGCGTACCCGCGCCGTGTCGCACCACGCCATCCGCTCCCTGTTCCCCGCCCGGCTGCGCCGCCGGGCCGAGGCGCGGGTGGTTGCGGGCAGCGGGGCCGGCAGAGTCGGGGCGCACCGCCGCGGCTGCGCCGTGGACGACGTTTCGGCGGCTGCCCCGTCCGGCCGGCGATCGACCCGGGCGGCGGTCCTGCTCGCGGTCGTGCTCGGCGTCGTCGGCCTGGTCGCGCTGCGCGGGATGCCGGCCGACGTGCTCGGCGCGGGCCTGCCGCTGCCCGCCGGGGCCCACGACCTGTGGACGGCGGTCTGGTCCGGCCGGGTCGCCACCGCCGGCGCCCCACTCGACCCCGCGGGGCCGCCCCCGCCCTGGACCGCGCTGCTCGCGGCCGTCGCGAGCCTGCTCGGCGGCCGGCCGGGGGCGGCGGGCTGGCTCCTGCTCGCCGCCGGGCCGGCGCTTGCCGGCCTGACGGCCCACCGGGCGCTTGCCCGGCTCGGTCCTCGCCCGGCCGCCCGCTTCGGACTCGCCGCCGCCTACGGAGTGAGCCCGGCGATGACCGGCGCGGTCGCCGCCGGCCGCGGCGACACCGTCGCCGCTCTGATCCTGCTTCCGGCCGTGCTCGCCGCCACCGACTCGGCACTGCGTGGCCATGCGCGGCCGGCGGGCGGGCGCCCGCGGGCGATCTGGATACTGGCCGTCTGCCTGGTCGGATTCGTCGCCTGCGCGCCGTCGATGGCGCCGCTGGTGTGGATCGCCCTGCCGACCGCGGCGCTGCTCACCGCCCGACGGCGGCTGCTCGACGTCGCCGCCGCCCTCCCGGCGACGATCATTGCGTTGATCCCGGCGCTGCACGCGGGGGGCGCGGGGATCCGGGCCGAGCCGGCGGTGTCGCTCGCCCGGTTCCCGCAGGCCGCCGTGGCGCTGGTGGCGGGCGCGGGGGAGCGCCCGAAGGCCGCCGTCGTGGGATGCCTGGCCGGTTGCCTGGCCTGCTGGCTGCTGGGCCGATGGTCCGGCGGGGCCAGGACGGGGCGTGTCGGCCGGGTCGGCTGGTCGCTGGCAGCGCTGGGCCTGCTCGCCGTGCTGCTCACTCCGCGTCTGGCCGGCGATGCCGACCAGCGCGTCGCCGGCGGCGAGGGCTGGTGGGTCGGCCCGCAGTACGGCCTCGTCCTCGCCGGGGCACTGATCGCGGCGGCGGGCGCGTGCCGCCCGGTCCGCGGCACGCGCAGCGACCCGGGGGCCACCGGATCCGCGGCGGCACCTCGCCCTGGCCGGCTGGCCCGGATCGTCGCACTTCCGGCGACGGCGCTGGTCCTCGCCGGTGCCGCCGCGCTCACCGCCGGTCATCTCCTTGCCGGCCAGGGATGGCACGCCAACCCGACCGCATGGAACCGGGACTCCGCCACCTCCGCGGACCCGGCCACCTCCGCGGACCGGGCCACCTCGGCGAACGGGGCCATTCACGCCGACGGGGGCGTCCCTGCGGGCCGGGCCGACTCCCTGGACCAGGTCGGGGACCCCGGTGATGCCGGGGGAGCGATCGCGGGTGTCAGCGGCACCGCAGCCCCCTGGTCGGGCACCGGCGCGTCGGCGGTGGCGCGGGCGGTCAAGGCCGAGACCCGCACAGCGCCCGCCGGTTCCCGCCTCCTCGTGCTGTACCGGTCCGACCGGTCCGGCCTGATCCGGTACACCCTCGCCGCTGCCGGCGGGCCCCGTTTCCCGGCCGGCCAGGCCCGCCCGGCCCGGCGGGCCGCCACCTTCCTCGGTGACGTCGTCACCGATCTCGCGGTCGGCGGCGACCAGGCGGCCGGGTGGTTGCCGTTGCTCGGCGTCACCGCGGTCGCCGTCCCCGCCGCGGACGCGCCGGCGGATCTCGTCACCCGCCTCGACGCGACCCCGTCGCTGATGCGGGACCGAGCCCGACCGGGTGTGCTGCTCTGGCGCCCCGTGGTCCCCAACCAGGCAGGGCCGGCACCGCCGTCCCGTCCGGCCGCCGCCACCGGCCCGCCGGCCTACGTCATGGACTCGGACCTGCAAGCGGGGACGGCACCTCGCGATCCCGGTCCCTCGGGTCCCTCTCGGCGCAATGACGCCTCGCCCGACTCCGTGTCTGCCGACGCGCCTGCCGACGCGGCGGTTGCCCGCCGTCCCGGCTCCGCCCGAGGCCTCACGCCGCCGGGGACGGCGATACCGCTGGCGCTCACACCGCTGGCGATCGAACCCCTGCCCGCAGCACCGACCAGCGCTCGCCGGCTGCCGCCCGACGGGCACGTCGCGGCCCTGCCCGGCGCCACCCGGGCCCCGCGACGGGACCTGGTCCTCGCGGTACCGGCCGGGACCGGGTGGCGCGCGTGGCTGAACGGCCGGCCGCTGCGGCCGTTCGCCGCCTGGGGCTGGGCGACCGGCTTCCGGCTGCCGGCCGAGGGCGGCACGATTCGTCTTCACCGTGACGACGGCCCCGGACCCGAGCTGGCGCTCGGGCAGGCGGTGGCGCTGGGCGCACTGCTGCTGCTGGGCATCCCGGCCCTGCTGGGCGTGCCGGCCGCACGCCGGCCACGCCGCCCCCCGCTCGACACCCAGGCTCCACCCGCCGATGGCCCCTCCGGGCGTGAGATCGGCCCCCAGCGACGGCCCGCGGCCGGGTCGGCGGGCGGCCCAGCGGGTGGATCGGGATCGGTGGGGGAGGTGCCGTGA
- a CDS encoding DUF5719 family protein, with product MTTAARRSGLTSSPLRRRAAARVLASVAVVGIGGAFLADDGASPAPAKSWPVSAALLACPELTTTPPGARDPVLAGPLDLAVRTAGTADGRVRVASRVAELRTRLGDAALTLPPPTARGDRGSVLVSAQGASAAGLSAIVTVAGDGAGPARARCLPPRARSWFAGPSTTAGRDPIVILSNLADQPAQVGVRVFTDGTTGPPQDISVPPGGVVTRRLAALAPEAAVTALDVEVRAGRVLAWMVDRSSLGGPFTAPRLVPVTAPPARRLLLGGVFVPPGPPGPAARLVLAAPGRAATVRVTVLTGSGQHIPVGLEAVRVPATGAISLPVALPPGGASAVLVESTAGAAAVVAELGVASGWPGVSTWAGAVRLDVRSGRRGLDAFGQGIGLSDPVGPTAGAGTAPDAAVGVPAPPAGAAGAVVLAAPAGPVTVWLDGDPVRLRAGTVAMVRGPSGRAGGRLVAIGGPLVATAIVGAAQAPVPSGFDAEQPSVPPAAPPWNPPPAGATPTGPAGGPAASPLVLPKILSAVVPLGGVPRRLDAPPVLPDPAVPYR from the coding sequence GTGACGACCGCAGCCAGACGGTCCGGGCTGACCAGCTCGCCGCTGCGGCGCCGGGCCGCCGCGCGGGTGCTCGCGTCGGTCGCCGTCGTCGGCATCGGCGGAGCCTTCCTCGCCGACGACGGCGCCAGTCCCGCGCCGGCCAAGAGCTGGCCCGTGTCGGCGGCGCTGCTGGCCTGCCCGGAGCTGACGACGACCCCGCCGGGCGCCCGTGATCCCGTGCTGGCCGGCCCCCTCGACCTCGCCGTGCGCACCGCGGGGACGGCCGACGGCCGGGTACGGGTCGCCAGTCGGGTCGCCGAGCTGCGCACCCGCCTCGGTGACGCGGCGCTGACCCTGCCGCCCCCCACGGCGAGGGGCGACCGCGGCTCGGTGCTCGTGTCCGCGCAGGGTGCCTCGGCGGCCGGGTTGTCCGCGATCGTGACGGTAGCCGGCGACGGCGCGGGCCCGGCGCGGGCGCGCTGCCTCCCGCCGCGGGCCCGTAGCTGGTTCGCCGGGCCGTCGACCACCGCCGGCCGGGACCCGATCGTGATCCTGTCGAATCTGGCCGACCAACCTGCCCAGGTCGGCGTCAGGGTGTTCACCGATGGCACGACCGGACCACCGCAGGACATCTCCGTGCCGCCCGGGGGGGTGGTGACCCGCCGGCTCGCCGCGCTTGCCCCGGAGGCCGCCGTGACGGCGCTCGACGTCGAGGTGCGGGCCGGCCGGGTGCTCGCCTGGATGGTGGACCGGTCGAGCCTCGGCGGCCCCTTCACCGCGCCCCGGCTGGTGCCGGTGACCGCCCCGCCGGCCCGCCGGCTGCTGCTCGGTGGGGTTTTCGTCCCGCCGGGACCGCCAGGCCCGGCGGCGCGCCTGGTGCTCGCCGCGCCGGGACGGGCGGCCACCGTGCGCGTCACCGTGTTGACCGGGTCCGGTCAGCACATCCCGGTCGGTCTGGAGGCGGTGCGCGTGCCGGCCACCGGCGCGATCAGCCTGCCGGTGGCGCTGCCGCCGGGTGGGGCGTCGGCGGTCCTCGTCGAGTCGACCGCCGGCGCCGCCGCGGTGGTCGCCGAACTGGGAGTGGCCTCGGGCTGGCCGGGAGTGTCGACCTGGGCAGGCGCCGTCCGGCTCGACGTCAGGTCGGGGCGCCGCGGCCTGGACGCGTTCGGTCAGGGCATCGGGCTGTCCGACCCGGTCGGCCCCACCGCCGGGGCCGGCACCGCGCCCGACGCGGCGGTCGGCGTGCCGGCACCACCGGCGGGCGCCGCCGGGGCCGTCGTGCTCGCCGCGCCGGCGGGACCCGTGACGGTCTGGCTCGACGGTGATCCCGTGCGGCTGCGGGCCGGCACGGTGGCGATGGTCCGCGGACCGTCGGGCCGGGCCGGGGGGCGCCTCGTCGCGATCGGCGGGCCGCTGGTCGCGACGGCGATCGTGGGCGCCGCGCAGGCACCGGTCCCGTCCGGGTTCGACGCCGAGCAGCCGTCGGTCCCGCCCGCCGCGCCGCCGTGGAACCCGCCGCCCGCCGGTGCCACCCCCACGGGTCCCGCCGGGGGTCCGGCGGCGTCCCCGTTGGTGCTGCCGAAGATCCTGTCCGCGGTCGTCCCGCTGGGGGGAGTGCCGCGCCGGCTCGATGCCCCGCCGGTGCTGCCGGATCCCGCGGTGCCGTACCGCTGA